In the genome of Zobellia nedashkovskayae, the window GACCCAAGTTGCCAAAGAGCATGGCATTGTAACTCAAATGGGGAACCAAGGCGCTTCTAGTGATGGTAGCCGTGAGGCAAAAGAATGGATAGATTCCGGTATTATCGGAAAAGTATATAAAGTAGATTGCTGGACGAACCGTCCGGTCTGGCCACAAGGTGTTCCAGCGCCTACGGAGAAACAACCTATTCCCAAAGGTCTTGATTGGGACCTATGGTTAGGTGTTGCTGCACAACGGGATTACAATGAGGCCTATCTTCCTTTTAAATGGAGAGGTTTCTGGGATTTTGGAACTGGAGCCCTTGGTGACATGGGATGCCATATTATGGAAACTCCTTTTAGCGTACTTAATTTAGGATATCCTACAGAAGCTGAAGCTAGTTGTACTACCAATTGGGTGGGCGATTTTGTGGAAGCTGATTACAGTGAATCATGCCCTGCATCTTCTATCGTACGTTTAAAATTCAATACAGAGCAACATGGTGATATTGCACTAAACTGGTATGACGGTGGACTTATGCCTGATTTACCGGATGAATTGGCAGATGGCGAAACTATTGGTGATGGTGGAGGCGGTTCTGTATTTTATGGAACCAAAGGTATTTTAGTTACAGATACCTACTCACGAAATGCAAGATTGCTACCAAGCCAAAACATGGATATGTTTAAAGCGCCTGCGCCTTATTTAGGTAGAATTGATGGTGATGTAGATGGACACCAGAGAAATTTTGTAGAAGGTTGCTTAAACGGTACTGAGACCTCATCAGACTTTAAAAAATCAGGGCCATTAACAGAAGCTGTATTAATGGGCAACTTGGCCATTAAAGCGTTTCAGTACAAAAAACTGAAAGACGGTAAAAAAATAGGGGACTGGGATCCTTTTGAATACCCTGGAAGAAGAAAAATTCTTTGGGATGGCGCCAATATGAATGTTACCAACTGGGACCTTGCCAACGAATGGGTTAAAGGGAAGTACCGTAAAGGGTGGGAATTGAAATAAAGAAAGGCTGTAAGAAATTGTAGTAATGCCTTCTTCTTAAATTTAACATTAAATGGGCGAAACCAAACTATTAGATTCGATTATACAAAAATTAAATTTACTTTTTTGCAAGAAAATTATTGATGATAACGCTGAAAATGAAGTTATTAACTTAAGATTCTGCTAATAAATAAGCAGTAGATAAACGCTAAAAAATAGAAAGTCAAAATAGAAAACATAAAATGAGCGCAATAGAGAACCTATTAAAAGATAACTCTCTATTGCGCTCAAAATTCCAGTCAAAATTTATTTAAAATGCGTATCCGGCAGAAAGCTGAAACACATTGTTCTGACTCTTTCCTCCTGTATAAGAATCATCATTAATATTGGCAATACCTTTATTGTACCTAAGGCTGAAAAATATGTTTTCGTTCAATTTGTATGACGCACCAATGGCAAAGGCAATGTCTAGAGAATTAAATCGGTCATCATCATCTTCATTGGTTGATAATAAAAAACCTACTAACGGTCCTGCTTCTGCACTTAGACCTTCTAAAATATAATACTTCCCTAAAATCGGTAAATTTATATAGTCCAGTTTTAAATTGTCATCGTTAGTGCCGTAATTCCATCTTGTTCCCTGAGAAGAATACAGCAGTTCTGGTTGTACCGATATTTTTTCGGAAATAGGAAATTCTGCAACTCCTCCTAAATGAAAGCTGACTTTTGTACCTAAACTTCCTAAACTGGAATATGCACTACCTCCAACTGAAGCAATATTAATCCCTCCTTTTACCCCAAAGTTAAAATCTTGAGCATTGATAGCGGTAATAGTTAAAAGTGCGGTTAAAAAGAATACTAGTTTTTTCATAATCTACATGTTTTATTTAACAGTTTCCCTGTTAATGTCATCATATAAAAAAGGTTAACACATCTATCAAAACAATCGTAGTTGCCCATCTTTAAACTGCTCATGCAATTCGTGGTTGAGCGGAGGAAAAGACTTGTTCTTAAAATAAGTGTGCCGCGCCAGACGTACCAAATCATGAATTTGTGTAGCAATCTTACCTTCACCTTTACTGCGAACACCAAAACGACTATCATTTAAAGAGCCTCCGTGGCATTCTTGAATTTGATGCAATACTTTGTCTGCTTTGTCCGGCAAGGTTTTATGAATCCAATCGGTAAAAACTTGGCCTATGGCGCCATTGAGTCTGACTACGGTGAATGCGAATGACTTTGCTCCATTTTCAGAAACCGCTTTCGCTAAATTCATAATCTCATGGCTATTGATTCCCGGGATAATTGGCGCCAACATAGCATTTACAGGAATGTTATTTTCGGATAATATGCGAATAGTTTCCAGTCGCTTTTTAATAGTCGTAGTTCTGGGCTCCAGAATGTGTCTGGTTTCTTCAGATAATGAGGTCACCGAAATATTAACCCCTATCAGTTGGTCTTTGGCCAGTTCCTTTAGAATATCCAAATCACGAAGTACCAAAGCATTTTTTGTTATGATGCCAACGGGGTGTTTGTACTTCAAAAAAATCTTGAGACAATCGCGAGTGATTTCAAACTTTTTCTCGGCTGGTTGATAACAGTCCGTATTACCCGAAAGCACAATGGTACTCGCTTCCCAGCGTTTACTCTTTAATTTAGATTCCAGTAATTTGGCAGAATCCTTCTTAACTAAAATCTTTCGCTCAAAATCTAATCCGGCGCTATAACCCCAAAATTCATGGGTATTACGAGCATAGCAATAAATACAACCATGTTCACAACCTTGGTAGGGATTCATGGAATATAGCATACCAACATCTGGGCTGGTCACTTTATTAACTATAGTCTTTGGAAAAATAGGAATGTACTGGGTTTTGTTCCTATCTGCTTCCTCTCCTTCTATATGACAGAATTCAAGAAAATCGTCTCGCGTTTCATAGACGTTTTGAAGAAATTTATTGTGAACGTTCTGTTGGGCACCACGACCCTTTATGTATGATTCAGGTTTCAATTTAATGGATTTATTCCAAATTTATGGAAATAATCCAATATTAAATAAAGACTTCTGCTATTTAACAGTTACTTCTACCAATTGCTTTTTTGTACCACGTTTGGCATAAAATAAAAGGTGATCAGAAGCCTCATCTATGAACGGTCTAGATACCATTATAGGTAACCTCACATCTTTATCATCAATCAATTTCTTATAGGAAAGGTCGCCTGAGCCATCCACTTTAATAACGAACATGTTAGGGTTTCTGCTAAAACCTTGTTTGAACAAGATTCGCTCCTTGCTCATTTTCTGAGGGTTTTCACCAGAATTGATAAAGAAGTACATGTCTTCTCCTTCGCCATACGCCGTATAAGAAGCGTAAGAAGCATCCCCCTGGGTAACCTCAGCCTTATTGATGTTACGGGCCCACTCCATGGCTCCGGAAGCATTCAGCTTTGCTAACACAATGTCATTGTAATGAAAACGATCTACCTTTTTGGTGGCACCCGTTCCTATGTCTTGTCCGGCTGTTACAAAATACTCTTCGGCACTAAAGAGAATATCATTGTTAGGCGTAATATGAAAACTCTTAAAAATAAGGTTCTTGATTTCAGCATCTACCTCGCGGCCAAATTTGTCCAACATAAACTGATCCGAAAATGGATTGTATTTTTTTGCTTTAATAGCCAATGAATTAGCATCCAAATTAAAATAAACTAAACCATTATATCTGTTATCCTTTCTATCTGCGTAGAAGCCTACTACCTTCATGTCGTTACCAGACAATACCGGTTTTAAGGATTCTGAAAACCTTCCAGCATCTGCAAATTCTTGAGTTTTAAAACCATCTTGGGTAATACGAACCAATTCATATTGAAATCTTCTCTCCTTAACATCAAACCTTCTTTTCTTAAAAAAGGCTTTACCCATTAAGTACAACTCCTTTAAATCTTTTGAAACTTCAATATTTTCAAAAGCATAGTTCTTTTCTTCAATATTGGCGCTAAAATCATAGTCCAACTGAAGTTTTAAATCTGTTCCATATAGGTAGATGTGATATTTTTCTTCTTTCCCTTCCCTGTGATGAACCGTTACTGCAAAAGCAGACCTGTCATCATTAAAATGAGTTGCTGTTGAAA includes:
- a CDS encoding porin family protein → MKKLVFFLTALLTITAINAQDFNFGVKGGINIASVGGSAYSSLGSLGTKVSFHLGGVAEFPISEKISVQPELLYSSQGTRWNYGTNDDNLKLDYINLPILGKYYILEGLSAEAGPLVGFLLSTNEDDDDRFNSLDIAFAIGASYKLNENIFFSLRYNKGIANINDDSYTGGKSQNNVFQLSAGYAF
- a CDS encoding Gfo/Idh/MocA family protein, which produces MQRRKFIKNTAAASAVFSIVPSFVMGKNHVAPSDTLYVGAFGIGGRGSGVMQGLDGTGKVKFVTLCDVDDRRAADTYKKYPKAKRYKDYRKVYDKHLSEIDAIMVATPDHMHASIALPFMREKKHAYVEKPLTHNINEARMMTQVAKEHGIVTQMGNQGASSDGSREAKEWIDSGIIGKVYKVDCWTNRPVWPQGVPAPTEKQPIPKGLDWDLWLGVAAQRDYNEAYLPFKWRGFWDFGTGALGDMGCHIMETPFSVLNLGYPTEAEASCTTNWVGDFVEADYSESCPASSIVRLKFNTEQHGDIALNWYDGGLMPDLPDELADGETIGDGGGGSVFYGTKGILVTDTYSRNARLLPSQNMDMFKAPAPYLGRIDGDVDGHQRNFVEGCLNGTETSSDFKKSGPLTEAVLMGNLAIKAFQYKKLKDGKKIGDWDPFEYPGRRKILWDGANMNVTNWDLANEWVKGKYRKGWELK
- a CDS encoding PA0069 family radical SAM protein; the encoded protein is MKPESYIKGRGAQQNVHNKFLQNVYETRDDFLEFCHIEGEEADRNKTQYIPIFPKTIVNKVTSPDVGMLYSMNPYQGCEHGCIYCYARNTHEFWGYSAGLDFERKILVKKDSAKLLESKLKSKRWEASTIVLSGNTDCYQPAEKKFEITRDCLKIFLKYKHPVGIITKNALVLRDLDILKELAKDQLIGVNISVTSLSEETRHILEPRTTTIKKRLETIRILSENNIPVNAMLAPIIPGINSHEIMNLAKAVSENGAKSFAFTVVRLNGAIGQVFTDWIHKTLPDKADKVLHQIQECHGGSLNDSRFGVRSKGEGKIATQIHDLVRLARHTYFKNKSFPPLNHELHEQFKDGQLRLF